A genomic stretch from Telopea speciosissima isolate NSW1024214 ecotype Mountain lineage chromosome 7, Tspe_v1, whole genome shotgun sequence includes:
- the LOC122668426 gene encoding uncharacterized mitochondrial protein AtMg00810-like, producing the protein MDDPTLYRSVIGALQYATLTRLDITFAVNKVCQFMHQPTLDHWTSVKRILRYLKHTASHGILFQPQQSMQLSAYSDADWVGCPDDRKSTGGYAIFHGTNLISWSSRKQATVAHSSTEAEYRALANTAVELT; encoded by the coding sequence ATGGATGATCCAACCCTTTATCGCAGTGTCATCGGTGCCCTCCAATATGCTACTCTGACCCGGCTAGACATTACATTTGCAGTTAACAAAGTGTGTCAATTCATGCATCAACCAACTCTGGATCACTGGACTAGCGTCAAGCGTATACTTCGGTATCTCAAGCATACTGCATCTCATGGGATACTTTTCCAACCCCAGCAGTCTATGCAGCTCTCTGCGtactctgatgctgattgggtagGTTGCCCAGATGACAGAAAATCTACTGGCGGGTACGCCATCTTTCATGGCACCAACTTGATCTCCTGGAGTTCTCGAAAACAAGCTACAGTAGCCCATTCGAGCACAGAGGCTGAGTACAGGGCCCTTGCCAACACTGCTGTTGAGCTTACATGA
- the LOC122669682 gene encoding bifunctional epoxide hydrolase 2-like: MDQIQHKYVDVRGLKLHIADIGTGPSVVVFLHGFPEIWYSWRHQMIAVANVGFRAIAPDLRGYGLSEQPTELEKASFTDFVHDLLAILDSFGIPKAFLVGKDFGAWPVYLFALFHPERVSGIVSLGVPFFPRRPNAFDSLPEGFYINRWKEPGRAETDFGRFDVKTVLRNIYILFSRSEIPIAERDQEIMDMVDSSTPLPAWFTEDDLQAYATLYEKSGLTVPLQVPYRSLKGSPTITYPKVEVPVLLIMGGKDYFLKFPGINDYISSGKVNEYVPDLEITFLPEGTHFIQEQFPEQVNELITTFLISHTIS, from the exons ATGGATCAGATTCAGCACAAGTACGTTGATGTAAGAGGACTGAAGCTCCACATCGCTGATATCGGAACAG GTCCTTCAGTAGTGGTGTTCTTGCATGGATTTCCTGAGATATGGTATTCATGGCGGCACCAGATGATTGCTGTTGCAAATGTTGGATTCCGTGCCATTGCACCTGATCTGAGGGGTTATGGACTGTCTGAACAGCCCACTGAACTTGAAAAAGCATCCTTCACTGACTTTGTCCATGATCTGTTGGCAATCCTAGATTCCTTTGGAATTCCCAAG GCTTTCCTGGTTGGGAAAGATTTCGGAGCTTGGCCTGTGTATTTGTTTGCTCTCTTCCATCCGGAAAGGGTTTCAGGAATTGTATCATTGGGCGTGCCCTTCTTTCCTCGGAGACCCAATGCATTTGATAGCCTACCAGAGGGCTTCTACATTAACAGATGGAAG GAACCTGGACGAGCTGAGACAGATTTTGGCCGCTTTGATGTTAAAACAGTACTTAGGAACATATATATTCTCTTCTCCAGAAGTGAAATTCCAATTGCAGAGAGAGATCAAGAGATCATGGACATGGTGGACTCATCTACTCCCCTACCGGCTTGGTTCACAGAAGATGATCTCCAGGCCTATGCAACATTATATGAAAAATCAGGATTGACTGTTCCATTACAAGTGCCATACAG GTCACTCAAAGGGTCCCCCACTATAACTTACCCAAAAGTTGAAGTTCCAGTGCTGCTCATCATGGGAGGGAAGGATTACTTCCTCAAATTCCCAGGGATCAATGACTACATATCAAGCGGAAAGGTGAACGAATATGTCCCTGATTTAGAGATTACATTCTTGCCTGAAGGAACCCATTTCATTCAGGAACAATTCCCAGAGCAGGTGAATGAACTGATCACCACATTCCTTATCAGTCATACCATTTCCTAA